The genomic stretch ataacttgttttcatgactaatgagtttatggacATTGAATGGGTTTCTTGGCCGAAAATTTTCAGTAGCCTAAATTTCGGTGCGTCCctactaactaactaactaactaataaatatatatatatatatatatgtatgtatttatttattgtttttctcagtTTGCTCTGTGGGGGGCGCTGTTCTGTGGGCTGAGCCTGTGTAATCAGCACACGCTGGTCTTGTATGTTGTCATCATAATTCCCTGGGCCCTCCTGCACCTCTACACTCATAATGTAAGTATTGATAATCACTCAGCGGTACAGGGTTCAACGCATCATTTGTCAGCGTTTCACAGTAaggtaaataaattaatagtgCAGGTTAAAAACCTTTTAAAGAGCAAATTTGGTGATATTATGCACTAATATGCCACATCATGTAAAAATATACAGTCTTTAACTGGTCTAGAGAGATGTACTTTAAGGTATGGTTTTACGCTAGAATTTTGAAAGTCAtaaaaataggaaaaaatatataaattaattattacgtattttaaaacaaatatatacagctgctggtcatataattagaatatcgtgaaaaagttcattttttgtattgtaaattatttttaaaaatgaaactttcatatattctagattccctacatgtaaagtaaaacatttcaaaagtttttttttttaaattttgatgattagagcgtacagctcatgaaagtccaaaatccagtatttcaaaatattagaatatttcctaagatcaatcaaaaaattgattttcaaaacagaaaagttcaagttctttaaaatatgttcatttgtacactcaatacttggtcggcagcacatattacagcaaatgacttgctcctagcacaaattacagcatcagtgaagtgtggcatggaagtgatcagcctgtggcactgctgaggcactattgagccttcagatcatctgtatattgttggatcgactgtttctcatctttctcttgaaaatatcccatagattcaggggtcaggcatgttggctggccaataaagcacagtaatatcatggttagcaaaccacttggaagtggtttttgcactgtgggcaggtgctaaagtcctgctggaaaaggaaatcagcatctccataaagcttgtcagcagatggaagcataaagtgctccaaaatctcctggaagatggctgcattgactttgcacttgataaaacacaatggaccaacaccagcagacatcacggccccccaaatcattactaacttcagaaacttcccactagacttcaagcagcttggattctgtgtctctccagtcttccttcagactctgggaccatgatttcaacatgaaatgcaaaatttacttttatctgaaaagaggactttcgaccactgttcactgtccagttctttttctccttagcccaggtaagatgcttctgacgttgtttctgtttcagaagtggcttggtagtccttttcctgaagatgtccgagtgtggtgactcttgatgcgctgactccggcttcatttgactcattgtgaagctctcccaagtgtttgaattggctttacttgacagtattctcaagcttgcggtcatccctgttgcttgtgcacctttgcctacccaatttcttccttctagtcaactttgcatttaatatgctttgatacatcactctgtaaacagccaccccattcagtaatgaccatatgtgacttactctctttgtggagggtgtcaatgattgtctcctggaccattgccatgtcagcagtcttccccattagtgtggtttcaaagaacaagagatacccggaatttatactgtagggatggtcatttaatgaaactcaaatgtaaatattctaatattttgagatactggattttggactttcattagctgtacactctaatcatcaaaacttaaaaaaaaaacttttgaaatgttttactttgcatgcagggaatctagaatatatgaaagtttcatttttttaaatattttacaataaaaaaatgaactttttcacgatattctaattatatgaccagcacctgtgtatatatacatatactggTACTTACAACTGAAAGCAGTGCAAAGCAGTAAAGGAAAGTGTTCTCAGATGATTGTGGTATTGTCCAAGTGTTATGTCCATGCTGTTGTTTTATAATTATGTTTTGGCATGCAAATTTGAACATTTGGCAATGAAAAGAATCTGTCATATACAAGTGACATGTATTTCCCACAGGGTTTGTCCTTTATTGGTCTGGTGTCTTTGGGGATGTGTTTCCTGGCTGGCTTTGTGCCCTACATCTACCTGCCCATTTCCTCCTACCTCAACAGAGCTCGCTGGAGCTGGGGAGACCAGACGTCTCTCCACGGCTTCCTCACACACCTGCTCCGAGCTGAATATGGCACCTTCAGCCTGGTACCAACAGATTCATAAgtgttttataatttttaaaaaaaaagagatgttttcatgatttaaatatatgtacTAGGATATGATGTTTTCATGCTGTATTCATTTTCTTAAACTAATGCACCTCATGTCAATTTCTTTTGCTTCAGGCTAAAACGGATGAAAATTTGAGCCTCCTAAAAATGTTACGGTGAGTGTAACAAAATTGATTTGATGAATGACTTGATGAATTAATCCAGATTTTAATTCCCAGAAGGAAAAAGAAGTATGGGAATTATGTAAACCAAACAGTtcagtataaaaataaatgcaacagataaacggtgacgtcatgcacatgtgtattacgtgttcagtctgtAGGCATGTAGTGTAGTCaatttacaaagtgacatcgccaactactggcctggcagcataatacagcatttttagtctttTTCGGAGATCCGTGCGAATGGGGATCGTTTTCGTCATCGTTTATAGACAACGTTGTTGTCTATATGCAAAAAAcggaaaagaaaaaatacttcGTTGTCAAGTAAATGTTCCCTTAGATTTTGAATTTCATATACTCTTAATTAGTGTTGCAGGATTGTCACAACAATCATAATTGTTGATTATATCCATTTATATTGTAACTgctattattatatattattatatattttaatttaatactaAAACGTtactataattttatattaaaattctttttttgtGCAAGGCAACAGCTCACCATATTCTGTAGCactttaggtaacactttattttacattgtccTTGTAACACATATTACATTAAGTTGCTGTAGTAATAaccataaattatgcataattacatgtgACTAACCCTAAAGTaaatacatgtagttaattGTTAGTACTCAGTGCAGCCCTACTATCAAGTGAAAATTAGATTTTCAAACGTAATACCTTGAATCTTAATTTATACAATTTATAGACAAACTTACCATACCTTCTTATATTCAACCAAGCAAAAATGTTTCTGTGTTATAATAAGTGGCAGCTTTAATAAAGACTAATGACTCTGTTAATACCCCTTCCATAGTTAGTTCTCACAGATCCCCCTTCCCTCTAAAGCGCCAAAGCTGAACCTGCTAGGAATAACACATCTGTTGACACTAGTGTAAGACATCATGCGAGACTCGGGTCGTCTCCTCAGCCCACCCTCATCAAACGTTTGGGTGTCCCCAGAGAGAGAGCTTAGCTTATGTCCCGCTAGTACCAATCAGCCATTTCCCATCACCCCCCACAGCTGCCACATAGCATGATGGACAGGTGAGAGTGAGAGAGGGGAACACAACAAGCATGTCACTGCATAAACCTGCCATAAAGAGCTcaaacactctctctctcacacacgctTTCACACGACGCTTAAATAAGCTGTCAGAGAGAGATGGGTATTAAGGCAAAGGCAGGGCACTATCTCTTTCAGCAGGGAAATTGGCCATTGACTGGGTTTGGGATACAGATAGAAGGGAAGGCTGTCACAAAACTGCACTTAATGTTGAAAAAGATACTCAGACACACTCACAGCACTTTGAGTTTGAGTCTCTGTCCATCACAAAGACATGAacatacacacgcacacatagaGGATGTATTGACAAGTGTGTCTCCTGTGTCTCAGGGCTCAGTGGAATCACTGTGTGAATGATCTATCTTCCCCAGTACTTGTGCTGGCAGTTCTAGGCATTTTGCTGTCTGTACGGAGCAGGTAAGACATCACTGAATGAGATCTGACCAtcagtttaatgtttaatgccACTGAAGTGAAGAAAAACCACACAATCtgaagtttagtttttttccagACCATTGTGAATGTAAACACTGTGGCTGTGTGCAGCCTTCAAAACAtcactctgtttttttttcagcagtCCAACATGTCAGCTTTTGGCTTAACCACTGGCAGAACTACTCATTTGTCTTAAACCTGTTTGAAATGATCTTTTTTGCAATTCCATTTGGTGCTGCTAGGGGCACAGACATTGAAAAAGAAGTTTGGGGTTGTTAcaagttttaaatgttttagaaaCAAGTTCACCAAAAGCTGCATTGTGTTCACCAAAGTTCACAagttcaccaaagctgcattgtgatcaataatacagtaaaaacagcaataatgtgaaatattacaattaaatataattgtattatattttaattaatttttttaaagatttatttttggcatttttgaTGCCAGTATGATGCCTTTATTGATAGGACAGTACAGATAATCGATATAGATAATCGTCGGAAAGAAAAGTGGGAGAAAGAGGGGGACGGGATCGGAAAAGGTCACCGAGCCGGGACTCGAATTTTGGTCGCCTGAAGCGCAATCAGcgacattttttaatatattttaaaatgtaatttattcctgtgatgccaaagctgaactttcagcatcattactccagtcttcagtgtcacagatcctccaaacatttattattatcaatgttgaaaacagttgtgcttcttaatattttggtggaaaccgtgatagtttttctttttcttttgtaccattataaatgtctttactgtcacttttgatcaatttaatgcatccttgctgaatttaagtattaattccttaaaaaaaaaaatcttactgaccctaaaattttgatattttatattttgtacaatGGCTAATTCTGGTCCAGTAATCGGATTGGAGAAGTGGCTTTGAAAGTTTTAGTGTGTGTATGAAGGTAAATAATGCTGTTATTGTGTgctattatattgttatatataaacaaattattaaattattattctaCCATGAACTAATTTAGTGGAAAACTATTTTGACTGGATTTAGTTCTTGCGTTCTTGCATTGTTGTCATTGCAAAATAGCAAATTGCTAACCATGTTGTGTTTGAAATGTTCATTACTAGATATTAAGTTCTTGTTTATAGAactgtataaaagcaatataaATGTCACATCCATTCTGATATTGTGCTCATGTGTGCTCATGTGATATTACTTAAACAGAACTCGCAGGCAACTGACAAATATGCATACCAATAGATTTGCTatcatattttgtttaaaggtgccattgaattgaaaattaaatttacctcggcatagttaaataacaagagttcagtacatggaaatgacatacagtgagtctcaaactccattgtttcctccttcttatataaatctcatttgtttaaaagacctcagaagaacaggcgaatctcaacataacaccgactgttacgtaacagtcgggatcattaatatgtacgcccccaatatttgcatatgccagcccatgttcaaggcattacacaagggcagccagtattaatgtctggatctgtgcacagctgaatcaacagactaggtaagcaagcaaggacaatagcgaaaaatggcagatggagcaataataactgacatgatccatgatatcatgatatttttagtgatatttgtaaattgtctttctaaatgtttcgttagcatgttgctaatgtactgttaaatgtggttaaagttaccatcgtttcttactgtattcacggagacaagagccgtcgttattttcattttttaaacacttgcagtctgtataattcataaacacaacttcattctttataaatctctccaacagtgtagcattagccgttagccacggagcacagcctcaaattccaTTTTGAGGGtgatattagctgtgtgaactttgtttatgcagtgatagagtcgagagctcgggagagGGTGGAGAGCgcgcaatttaaaggggccgcagcatgaatcggcacatttctaattacgcctcaaaataggcagttaaaaaaaattatttaaaaaaatctatggggtattttgagctgcaacttcacagacacattcaggggacactttagacttatattacatcttgtaaaaaaacgttcgatgacacctttaaaatgtagtttcaaTGTATTCAAAGTCAATATCatcataataatttttaaattaatgacaCATACTGTATGTGGCCCCCAGAATTCGCTTTGTTTTTGTCTGGTTGATTGTCACCATGGTGAGCATCTACTCTGTGTTCTTTGCCTGGAGAGCAAACCTGAACATTGAGAAGCCTCTTCTTCTGGGAGTGGTGAGTTTAAGGTTTAGAGTTATTTCTTCTATAATGTAAGAAATGCGCTTCAGTGTATGTACTGCATGTGTGTATGTAGGTGGAGCGCTTCTGGCTGCAGGCTGATGCTGGGGTGTGTGTTCTGGCTGGTCTGGGTCTGAGCTGGGCCGTGTGTTGGCTGAACGGGCGTCTGAGCCGGGGGACGGTGTGGAACACGGGAGCCTGGATACTCACTGCAGGCCTCATCTCACACATGATCAGCTTAAACCACAGGTAAACCATTCATACACAGGGTGCCAATGGACGCTATAAAACTATTCAGACATCATTCACTTTTCAAAACTTGTTTATCcaaaaaaacaatgcttcaggtaGTTATTATACTTTAAATGTGCGTTCTGTGttggaatgtctgtttttgttttggtctgtgtgatcCCGCCCACTGcaaatttacccaatagtatttcgacatcccGGGTTGCATGTTGGCAAAAAACAGCATATTGCAGGCATGGAAGTCAGCAAATGAACTGGCTTAGAGATTGCAGATTCTgcctgacctaaaaagcctcggCATCCATATAATAAAACGCATATTAAAATGTGGATAAATAtacagtagggctgcacgatatatcgcatgagattgtcacgcgcatttcgtcagtaaagccggttccctgattaccgccaaatcgccatcacctgctttcaaatggagcggcatttaatagacagagccgtagatcactgaaaagccacgcaatatcacgttcattatcgaaggcgattcatctgcgatatgaacgcgatattgcgtggcttttcagtgatctacagttctgtctattaaatggcgcaccatttgaaagcaggtgatggcgatttagcggtaattaGGGAACCGGcttctcatgcgatatatcgtgcagccctaatatacaGTGTAAGGCTCGTTGCTTTCCATTGTCAATTGCACTTGTTTTTGTTGCGTGTCCTCAATCTGGCATCCCGTGTAAGCGttgagtctgaggaggaggaagcGGGACAAACAACTCTCtccaatattttaaatttgaactGCAGTACCCAGTTCGACCACTAGCTGtaaatattacatactgcacctttaaggaaGCTTCACACATGTCTGTAGACATTTTCTTTTATACTGATTTTTTGAACACTACAACAATAAGAGATTTCAGTGTTAAGATGAGGAGGTTTCTGATGATTAGTTTTTGTCCTAACTCAAATGTGTTTGCAGAAAGTCCCCAGGAGACTTTTTAGATGTTTTGTTTATGTCTGTTTGTTTATGTtaagtgttttgtttatgtCTGTAGGTAAATATGGCATTTATGTAATGAAAGATGTCTATTTGAAGTAAATACTATTCTTTTGAACCttcaattcatcaaagaatcctgaaaaaaaaaaaaagtaaaatggtttccacaaatatattaagcagcacaactgtttttaacattaataataataagaaatatttcttgaggagcaaatcagcatattagaatgatttctgaaggatcatgtgacactgaagactgaattaatgatgctgaaaattcaactttggcttcatagaaataaattacattttaaaataaattaaattacaaaacagtattttttactgtatttttggtcaaataaacgcagccttTGTGAACTTAAGAGATGGCAGTGTATGTATTTATACATTgttacatataaataaatatatactgtatataggcctatatacgATTAAAAATTTAGGATGAAACATGTCTGGactttttactgtacttttgtttttgcattaaaTAGTTTGTAAGGTAGTTTGCTCTTTGGTCCAAATGATGGtacctttgaaaaaaaaaaaaaaaaatcacccagGTCAGAATATCGAATATCATATCATAGACTAAAATATCAGGTCAAATAGTTGATATAATTGTATCATTGACAACCATAGGTTTCCTACATACAGTATCTGTGCTATTTCATGTATCACTGACCACCTGACTGATCATCCCTTACTTATAATATTTATGTCCATTCTATCTATTGAATTTAACCAATATCCCCTCATTAATCAGCgcagaaaataaaaatgcataaatatccatttttgtaATCAGAGATCTAGAATATTCAAACAAATGTAGATATCAGGTATTATTTCCTGTCTAACTACTAATTATTTTGCAGTGGGCCTATCAGTGTGCATTACTGCATTATTTAGCAACATCACAGAGCCATTGAACCTTTGAGTTTTTTGTATATTTGTGGTCGATCATCCAGACCATGGCAGTCACTCCCTGAATTCCTCATTTCCTCCATGCTTCAGCACACATCAAAGCAAAAGCTCTCTTGCACTCTTCTGCAGCTTTGACTCTATGCTTGATTAGCCGTCCTGGCCACGCTAGTCATGCAGATTAAAGCAGCCGAGTTCTGTGCTTGATTAGACATCCTAGCCACGGCAGTCATGTAGATTAGAGCGGTGAGGTTTGGTACATCGCTGCCACAAACTGTGCCGCTTTGATCAATGGCGAGACTGACGCTCTTGTCAGCGCTCATCACACCTGTCCGAGGCTGATTACAGCCGAGAGATGTTCCACCTCATCACTGCTCGCTACTCAGAGAGAAACACAGGAACTGACTTCAGAACAGCTGTAAGAAAGATAATGTCATGGATCCTTACATTTTTGTGCAAACTCTTCAAAGTAAACATCACTGCTGATGTGGTTGAAGTATTTGTGAATGAATGTGCATGTACTTTTACACACTCCTGACAAACTTTTCTATCACTTTTTAGATCACTTTCAGCTcgcaaacaaactttttttactAAAGACTTTTACAAACAGGCATTATTGGCCAAAATTGGGATTTTGGAGATGCAATAATTACCAAAATCTGGTGGTGACCCATGTGCCCTATGACACGACTCCAcaatcacacacaaaaaaagtaataattaccTATGTAAACCCTTTTGTTGACCATATACACATATTTTTATGAAgaataaacaaatgaaaagtCCAGACATGTTTTCccctaaattattttttaaaagatctgtattaaatctaatttatttatgtgcaacaatgtataaatatataataaataaataaaaggggGGTGCTAGGTGGTaattttagggctgtcaaagttAACATATTCACCTAAGATatcaataaaatatgtttataataatattttaacaatttgcTTCAGTACAATAACAATTAAAggcaaatgtttaatttatgaaGCAATATGTAATTGGGTTGTCTTTGCAATATTGCATTCTTATGTGATATATAAagcaatttatatttatataatattacaattaatacattaatatttttctcacacagtataaatatgtttttaatcacagttttatacataaaaatatataggtTTATATTGTATAGAAATTATCATTATATTTAGggcagtattatttatatactattatagtttttactaatatttaaatcatttttaaaaaaaaatattttgtttaattttatattttcattttagtttaatatttagtaattttattgttttgtcatttgtatttttttttttaatatctctaattaggtttaatttattttatttcggTTTTAGTTAggttcaatttttattttttatttattttagttttaaatatttgtaaagttTTTCTGTcaaatattaatttcattttatttaagctTCATagctttttttagtttttagttaatgataataattctGATTTGGGGTCCTTGgcattaaaaagttttaatatacttaaatatacttttgtatatttattaagATAAATATACAAAACACTGAACTTAACCCCTCATTGCAACTCAAGCAACACTGAACATACTTTTTTCATACTACATTTTAAACAAGGTattttcaaagtgtgtgtgtgtgtgtgtgtgtacagagaGTGTGATCAGAGCAGTAATGACGTCATGGACAGGTTTGCTCGTGAGGTTGTGTTGTCATTGCCGGAGGGCTCGTTGGTTCTGACTCGTGGTGATCTCCCGGGCAACACGCTGCGCTACGTCCACTACTGCCAGGGTCTCCGACCAGATCTCAGCCTTGTTGACCAGGAGGTCCGTAATCCAGCATGACACATGTCTAATTTATTTCAGCCATAAATATGCCTTTTTAATTATAAAGTTGTAAAAACTGCCATTATATTATGCAGATGATGACGTATAGCTGGTATGTGGCAAAACTCCAGAAGCATTTACCTGGAGTCACGTTTCCTGGCCGCTGGTGGGATCCAGTCAACACCGCAGAAAAGAAAACTTTCAGCATTGAGCAGTTTCTCAAGCACAATATGCAGTAAGATAAACACACATGGGCCTATGTTCACATTCATGCCATCTGTGTATATGCTACTACAGAGAAAGCActgtttttctcatttaaataataatttgtgtatatttttaatttgtgtatATTCATAGAACTATTTGCTGAATGCACTAGAGTTTAGTAAACCAATTACACATCTTCTATTAGCCCTTAACACCAGACTGGGAGAGCAAAGAAAATGCGCAATCTGTTCTGCCTCCCTCCACCAGACGGCAGTATTTCCTTGGTAAAGCCCCCGGACTCTGAGTGGGGGGCAATAAACACTAGTCATTTCCCTGGGAAGCAGTACAGAGAGAATAAGGAATAAATACTTGAGAAAAAAACAAGCAGCAACCTGCTTGTTTTGTTAAGGGAGCCAGTTTTTATGTTCCTGCCAGGTGTATCCCATAATTCAAGATCTTTAAAGGCTCTAACAACAGGTTTAGAAGCTTTTACTCAGTTTTATGTTCAAATACTCATGTAATAGTACCTGTTCCTATAGTATCTTTTTCatctattttaattttattttattggtaacattataacataacAACGTTACATTATATACCACATAAAGAGATTTTTGGTTTATGTGCttttaataatgaatatatattgcAACTTAATTTGCACATTTGAATGTACATTAACTGTACATCAGTAAagcataatgtaataatgtgtGTTGTTATTATAGTTTAGTAATGAACATCATTACAAAGTTTTACCCACTCATTTAAAACTCTATACTTTGAGTGATGCCATGTCACTATGACTAATGGTCAGTTTTTGCTCTGGTTTGTCTACAGCAGGCCTGTGTTTGTATGTATTGGTCTAACTGAGGGTGACCCCAGCTGGGAGAGGAGTTTCTCTCGTTGGCCCTGGGGCGTCTGTGAGCAGTTGGTACCTGTCAAGACCCCTTTTGACCCTGAAAAATGGGCCCAAAAAACACTTGACCTTTACAACTGGAGCCAGCCACATGACAGGTAGCACATCACTTTTGTTTGCAGTTTACTTAGGGAATGACTTTATGACCTTGTAGGCCAATATTTGTTCTGTTAATATATAGACTATAATGTTTTCacctgaaatgaacactagatgcagttaaatgacaacaatttaatttcttttcaaaaggAGATTTCAGATTATTGATAAATAAAGACTTATATTTGTACAGTTCCTTGTACAATACTAtgtcaaaacacttttaccatagtgcatgatttgtaaacatacattttgacatttgcatcacataaaCAGCTCCATATATATGGCTTTTCTAATGTTGTAAACTTGCTCAGGTGCTCACATGGTACAGCAATGCACTTTCAATGCAGAGCACTTACACTTGTGAAACACTCACTCCACAAAAGAGCACAAAGCATCACAGAAGCAAGTTAAAACGCCATAGTTCATTCAGCAAAAGCATTTTTATATCactttgtttttgttaacactatcaggGTAGGGTTTGTTGATTTCAAACATGATAGAGCATTaacttttagcgccactcaccaGGCATTTAATTTCCAAACTGCCATGATACGTACAACAACCAACGTAATAAAACTTTGCCATAGTCAGAGAGTTCAGTGCCAGTCACTGGGCATTTAACATTGAAAGTGTTGCGAAACATGCTACAAGCCTTGCAATGTCATTTTGCAAAAAAGTACACACAGAccctttttttttcatgacaCTAGGgtgcagggcttgacattaaaggtgccctagaattaaaaagtgaatttatattggcatagttaaataacaagagttcagtacatggaaatgacatacagtgagtctcaaacacagttgtttcctccttcttatataaatctcatttgtttaaaagaccttcgaAGAACAGGCGGATCTCAACCTAACACcgtctgttacgtaacagtcgggatcattaatatgtacgcccccaatatttgcatatgccagctcatgatcaaggcattacacaagggcaggacgtctgaatgtgcacagctgaatcatcagtctaggtaagcaagcaaggacaatagcgaaaaatggcagatagcGAAAGATggcagcaataataactgacatgatccatgatatcatgatatttttagtgatatttgtaaattgcctttctaaatgtttcattagcatgttgctaatgtactgttaaatgtggttaaagttaccattgtttattactatattcacggagacaaaactgttgttattttcattttttaaacacttgcagtctgtataattcataaacacaacttcattttttataaatctctccaacagtgtgtaatgttagctttagccatggagcatactatcaaactcattcagaatcaaatgtaaacatccaaataaataccatacttacgcgattagacatgctacatgacgaacactttgtaaagatccattttgagggttatattagctgtgtgaactttgtttatgctgtttaaggcaagcacgagctccgggggaggggagcacgagatttaaaggggccgcacagcctgaatcggctcatgTTTAATGAtacctcaaaataggcaattaaaaaaatgaataaaaaaaaatctatggggtattttgagctgaaacttcacagacacattcaggggacaccttagacttatattgcatcttttaaaaagacgttctacggcacctttaacttttttgctcaccggccactgtggctagtggtttcccaaagttactagccactcagcattttcactagccacaattttgacattgataccatggggaaaaaca from Megalobrama amblycephala isolate DHTTF-2021 linkage group LG5, ASM1881202v1, whole genome shotgun sequence encodes the following:
- the tmem260 gene encoding transmembrane protein 260 isoform X1, coding for MSSDKLTWTLTGATVACVLAVYVASAPRAVPGGDSGELITAACELGVAHPPGYPLFTMLSSLLLLLLPLSSPAHSINVLCAVFGAGASGGLCFTVCRLAGPGPGAVLAGGVFAVSRLVWQWSVVAEVFSLNNLFVGVLFSLSACFNCAKSVEQKKKFALWGALFCGLSLCNQHTLVLYVVIIIPWALLHLYTHNGLSFIGLVSLGMCFLAGFVPYIYLPISSYLNRARWSWGDQTSLHGFLTHLLRAEYGTFSLAKTDENLSLLKMLRAQWNHCVNDLSSPVLVLAVLGILLSVRSRIRFVFVWLIVTMVSIYSVFFAWRANLNIEKPLLLGVVERFWLQADAGVCVLAGLGLSWAVCWLNGRLSRGTVWNTGAWILTAGLISHMISLNHRECDQSSNDVMDRFAREVVLSLPEGSLVLTRGDLPGNTLRYVHYCQGLRPDLSLVDQEMMTYSWYVAKLQKHLPGVTFPGRWWDPVNTAEKKTFSIEQFLKHNMHRPVFVCIGLTEGDPSWERSFSRWPWGVCEQLVPVKTPFDPEKWAQKTLDLYNWSQPHDSFHPGSWERIANEEMWQARMKTAFFLFDLAENMEREQQARLYELSYYLYCQIVDAQVDYPANWDKNLALAAERLLQSGGRGYGLDSLLSRSIHHFSRYLQREPTDPQSKAIRSVITHLRKEREKLRDRQKG
- the tmem260 gene encoding transmembrane protein 260 isoform X2, encoding MSSDKLTWTLTGATVACVLAVYVASAPRAVPGGDSGELITAACELGVAHPPGYPLFTMLSSLLLLLLPLSSPAHSINVLCAVFGAGASGGLCFTVCRLAGPGPGAVLAGGVFAVSRLVWQWSVVAEVFSLNNLFVGVLFSLSACFNCAKSVEQKKKFALWGALFCGLSLCNQHTLVLYVVIIIPWALLHLYTHNGLSFIGLVSLGMCFLAGFVPYIYLPISSYLNRARWSWGDQTSLHGFLTHLLRAEYGTFSLAKTDENLSLLKMLRIRFVFVWLIVTMVSIYSVFFAWRANLNIEKPLLLGVVERFWLQADAGVCVLAGLGLSWAVCWLNGRLSRGTVWNTGAWILTAGLISHMISLNHRECDQSSNDVMDRFAREVVLSLPEGSLVLTRGDLPGNTLRYVHYCQGLRPDLSLVDQEMMTYSWYVAKLQKHLPGVTFPGRWWDPVNTAEKKTFSIEQFLKHNMHRPVFVCIGLTEGDPSWERSFSRWPWGVCEQLVPVKTPFDPEKWAQKTLDLYNWSQPHDSFHPGSWERIANEEMWQARMKTAFFLFDLAENMEREQQARLYELSYYLYCQIVDAQVDYPANWDKNLALAAERLLQSGGRGYGLDSLLSRSIHHFSRYLQREPTDPQSKAIRSVITHLRKEREKLRDRQKG
- the tmem260 gene encoding transmembrane protein 260 isoform X3, with protein sequence MLSSLLLLLLPLSSPAHSINVLCAVFGAGASGGLCFTVCRLAGPGPGAVLAGGVFAVSRLVWQWSVVAEVFSLNNLFVGVLFSLSACFNCAKSVEQKKKFALWGALFCGLSLCNQHTLVLYVVIIIPWALLHLYTHNGLSFIGLVSLGMCFLAGFVPYIYLPISSYLNRARWSWGDQTSLHGFLTHLLRAEYGTFSLAKTDENLSLLKMLRAQWNHCVNDLSSPVLVLAVLGILLSVRSRIRFVFVWLIVTMVSIYSVFFAWRANLNIEKPLLLGVVERFWLQADAGVCVLAGLGLSWAVCWLNGRLSRGTVWNTGAWILTAGLISHMISLNHRECDQSSNDVMDRFAREVVLSLPEGSLVLTRGDLPGNTLRYVHYCQGLRPDLSLVDQEMMTYSWYVAKLQKHLPGVTFPGRWWDPVNTAEKKTFSIEQFLKHNMHRPVFVCIGLTEGDPSWERSFSRWPWGVCEQLVPVKTPFDPEKWAQKTLDLYNWSQPHDSFHPGSWERIANEEMWQARMKTAFFLFDLAENMEREQQARLYELSYYLYCQIVDAQVDYPANWDKNLALAAERLLQSGGRGYGLDSLLSRSIHHFSRYLQREPTDPQSKAIRSVITHLRKEREKLRDRQKG